In a single window of the Papaver somniferum cultivar HN1 chromosome 8, ASM357369v1, whole genome shotgun sequence genome:
- the LOC113302488 gene encoding 2-oxoglutarate-Fe(II) type oxidoreductase hxnY-like isoform X1: MGETLKLPLIDLSSSDGISTSKSIRQACVESGFFYLINHGVEDELIKRVFDESKKFFSLPVEEKMKLERKGLTGYTPMYSETLDPTLKTGDLKESIYIGPLNGVDHVQNQWPSEEVLPSWRSTMESYYGKLISTVKRLITLIASALNLDENFFEDVGALHNPMGFVRLLHYPGEQIASNKEIYGASAHSDYGMVTLLVTDGVRGLQICKEKDKQTRIWEDIPHVDKFDNERAFIVNIGDMMERWTNCLFRSTLHRVTLITEERYSVAFFFEPNDDCLVECLKSCCSEKSPPRFPPIRSGDYLCTRFNLSYASEL; this comes from the exons ATGGgggaaactcttaaactccctttAATCGACTTATCTTCGTCGGATGGAATTTCAACATCCAAGTCGATTCGTCAG GCTTGTGTTGAATCTGGTTTCTTTTACTTGATAAATCATGGAGTTGAAGATGAATTGATAAAGCGAGTTTTCGATGAAAGTAAAAAGTTTTTCTCATTACCAGTtgaagagaagatgaaattggAACGTAAAGGACTAACTGGTTACACGCCTATGTATTCTGAAACCCTAGATCCTACCCTCAAAACAG GTGATTTAAAGGAGAGCATTTATATTGGTCCTCTAAATGGTGTAGACCATGTTCAGAATCAATGGCCATCAGAAG AAGTGTTGCCTTCGTGGAGATCCACAATGGAGTCGTACTATGGAAAACTTAT ATCCACTGTGAAAAGGTTAATAACCTTGATTGCGTCGGCTCTGAACTTGGATGAAAATTTCTTTGAGGATGTTGGGGCACTTCATAATCCAATGGGTTTTGTCCGTCTGTTGCACTATCCAG GTGAACAAATAGCTTCGAACAAAGAAATATATGGTGCTTCTGCTCATTCAGATTATGGAATGGTTACTCTCTTGGTAACTGATGGGGTCCGTGGGCTTCAG ATCTgcaaagaaaaagataagcaaacACGGATCTGGGAGGATATCCCCCACGTCGATAA GTTCGACAATGAACG AGCATTCATAGTTAACATTGGTGATATGATGGAGAGGTGGACTAATTGTCTGTTCCG GTCAACGCTACACAGGGTTACCTTAATCACAGAAGAGCGCTATTCT GTAGCTTTCTTTTTCGAACCCAATGATGATTGCTTGGTCGAGTGCTTGAAAAGTTGCTGCAGCGAGAAGTCTCCCCCAAG GTTTCCTCCAATTCGTAGTGGAGACTATCTTTGCACACGTTTCAATCTTTCATATGCTTCTGAACTATGA
- the LOC113302488 gene encoding 2-oxoglutarate-Fe(II) type oxidoreductase hxnY-like isoform X2, protein MGETLKLPLIDLSSSDGISTSKSIRQACVESGFFYLINHGVEDELIKRVFDESKKFFSLPVEEKMKLERKGLTGYTPMYSETLDPTLKTGDLKESIYIGPLNGVDHVQNQWPSEEVLPSWRSTMESYYGKLISTVKRLITLIASALNLDENFFEDVGALHNPMGFVRLLHYPGEQIASNKEIYGASAHSDYGMVTLLVTDGVRGLQICKEKDKQTRIWEDIPHVDKAFIVNIGDMMERWTNCLFRSTLHRVTLITEERYSVAFFFEPNDDCLVECLKSCCSEKSPPRFPPIRSGDYLCTRFNLSYASEL, encoded by the exons ATGGgggaaactcttaaactccctttAATCGACTTATCTTCGTCGGATGGAATTTCAACATCCAAGTCGATTCGTCAG GCTTGTGTTGAATCTGGTTTCTTTTACTTGATAAATCATGGAGTTGAAGATGAATTGATAAAGCGAGTTTTCGATGAAAGTAAAAAGTTTTTCTCATTACCAGTtgaagagaagatgaaattggAACGTAAAGGACTAACTGGTTACACGCCTATGTATTCTGAAACCCTAGATCCTACCCTCAAAACAG GTGATTTAAAGGAGAGCATTTATATTGGTCCTCTAAATGGTGTAGACCATGTTCAGAATCAATGGCCATCAGAAG AAGTGTTGCCTTCGTGGAGATCCACAATGGAGTCGTACTATGGAAAACTTAT ATCCACTGTGAAAAGGTTAATAACCTTGATTGCGTCGGCTCTGAACTTGGATGAAAATTTCTTTGAGGATGTTGGGGCACTTCATAATCCAATGGGTTTTGTCCGTCTGTTGCACTATCCAG GTGAACAAATAGCTTCGAACAAAGAAATATATGGTGCTTCTGCTCATTCAGATTATGGAATGGTTACTCTCTTGGTAACTGATGGGGTCCGTGGGCTTCAG ATCTgcaaagaaaaagataagcaaacACGGATCTGGGAGGATATCCCCCACGTCGATAA AGCATTCATAGTTAACATTGGTGATATGATGGAGAGGTGGACTAATTGTCTGTTCCG GTCAACGCTACACAGGGTTACCTTAATCACAGAAGAGCGCTATTCT GTAGCTTTCTTTTTCGAACCCAATGATGATTGCTTGGTCGAGTGCTTGAAAAGTTGCTGCAGCGAGAAGTCTCCCCCAAG GTTTCCTCCAATTCGTAGTGGAGACTATCTTTGCACACGTTTCAATCTTTCATATGCTTCTGAACTATGA
- the LOC113302488 gene encoding 2-oxoglutarate-Fe(II) type oxidoreductase hxnY-like isoform X3: MGETLKLPLIDLSSSDGISTSKSIRQACVESGFFYLINHGVEDELIKRVFDESKKFFSLPVEEKMKLERKGLTGYTPMYSETLDPTLKTGDLKESIYIGPLNGVDHVQNQWPSEEVLPSWRSTMESYYGKLISTVKRLITLIASALNLDENFFEDVGALHNPMGFVRLLHYPGEQIASNKEIYGASAHSDYGMVTLLVTDGVRGLQICKEKDKQTRIWEDIPHVDKSTLHRVTLITEERYSVAFFFEPNDDCLVECLKSCCSEKSPPRFPPIRSGDYLCTRFNLSYASEL, translated from the exons ATGGgggaaactcttaaactccctttAATCGACTTATCTTCGTCGGATGGAATTTCAACATCCAAGTCGATTCGTCAG GCTTGTGTTGAATCTGGTTTCTTTTACTTGATAAATCATGGAGTTGAAGATGAATTGATAAAGCGAGTTTTCGATGAAAGTAAAAAGTTTTTCTCATTACCAGTtgaagagaagatgaaattggAACGTAAAGGACTAACTGGTTACACGCCTATGTATTCTGAAACCCTAGATCCTACCCTCAAAACAG GTGATTTAAAGGAGAGCATTTATATTGGTCCTCTAAATGGTGTAGACCATGTTCAGAATCAATGGCCATCAGAAG AAGTGTTGCCTTCGTGGAGATCCACAATGGAGTCGTACTATGGAAAACTTAT ATCCACTGTGAAAAGGTTAATAACCTTGATTGCGTCGGCTCTGAACTTGGATGAAAATTTCTTTGAGGATGTTGGGGCACTTCATAATCCAATGGGTTTTGTCCGTCTGTTGCACTATCCAG GTGAACAAATAGCTTCGAACAAAGAAATATATGGTGCTTCTGCTCATTCAGATTATGGAATGGTTACTCTCTTGGTAACTGATGGGGTCCGTGGGCTTCAG ATCTgcaaagaaaaagataagcaaacACGGATCTGGGAGGATATCCCCCACGTCGATAA GTCAACGCTACACAGGGTTACCTTAATCACAGAAGAGCGCTATTCT GTAGCTTTCTTTTTCGAACCCAATGATGATTGCTTGGTCGAGTGCTTGAAAAGTTGCTGCAGCGAGAAGTCTCCCCCAAG GTTTCCTCCAATTCGTAGTGGAGACTATCTTTGCACACGTTTCAATCTTTCATATGCTTCTGAACTATGA